From Coleofasciculus sp. FACHB-T130:
GTTGCACCATCTCTTCGAGGCTCTCTTGCACCATTGAGTGCAATGCTCCATAGCTGTCCATCTCTAGGGAGTCAAACGAAGAAGTTAGGGGTGTAGAGGTGCTAGAAGACAGGAGATTTTGCTCTATATTTTCCTCGGTTTCAGACGCAGGAAATCGCGTTTTTACATCCGGCTTTTCTGCTTTTCGAGATGCGATTTGCTGGTCTGACGCAATAGAATGGCGTTCTGGAGCCACTATCATCTGGTCTGATAAATCGCGCAGATGATTGGCGATTTCCTGAAATTTAGTAAACCGCCGCAGCAGTTCTTGTACCGTTGCTTGCAGTTGTTCGTTTTGGAGGAAAAGACCGTTTCGGTTAATGGCAAGTTCACCCACCAAGTTATTCATTCGTTCCAGTCGATCTAAGTCAACTCGAACAGAAAGTTGGGGAGTAGAATTGGTAGGGACAATGGTTTCTTTCTTCTTGTCTTTGGCAGCAGGCAATTTAGCGGGTCTAGAAGTTTTAGGCGCTGCTTTGTCGATTTCAGACTGAATTATCTGAGGCGAATTTTCTGTGTTGACTAGATTGACCGGAAGCTCGGTTACGGAAGGCAAACTATCAAATAATTGCTCGATTTCCTGAACAACTGCTTGAATATTCGTTGAGGATTTTGTTGCAATTAATTCTGAGTGTAGTTCTGGAGCTGGGGGAGAAATAGTAACTAGGTTAGTTTCTTCAACAGCTAGCTCTAATTCAGGAATTTCCTCAATCAGCGCCATCGGCTCAGCTACTTCATAAGAAGATGAGTTTTCAATTTCTATCTCTGGTAAATTTGAGGCAAAACTACCAAAAACTTCATCTAGAGAAGGAGGGGAAGCGAGGATTTCTTCTTGAGCGATTAACTCAAATTCTTGATTTAGATTAGCTGCTGGTAGCGCCGGAAGTTTCAGCCCGTCGAAAGATGAATTATTATAAAAATCTGTAATTTCTGCTGTTAATTTTGAATCCTTAAAAATTTTATCTGAAGTTTGTTTCTGTTTTCGCTCGTCTAAGTTTGGTTTGAGACTTTCCTCATCTGTAGTTAAGGTTAGATGCTCAAGTTCATCAACTTTGAGAAGAGGGAGTTGATTTTGAGTTGATAGGCTGGAATCTGAGAAATCAAGAATTTCGTCGAAAGCAGCGATAGAAGTTAGCGTTTCCCCTGGAATGCCTAACTCGGTTTCGGAAATTTCTTCAGATGTGAATAGTGCCGAAACGTCTAGGAAATCTTCATTGATTTCAGAAGGGAGGACAGAGCTACCAAAAATATCTTCAATAGAAGAAAAGGAAAAGGAGAGCGCTGATTCCTCTTCATCTTCAGTCAGTGTCAGTAGCTCTAATTCGGGAGCCAGTTGGACGCCTGTAACCGTTGCTACGGGCGAAGTTTGAACAGGAGAAGTAGCAGCAAGTTTTGTTAAAGCGGTAGAGGGAGAACCGCCAAGCAAGCGATCGCCTGCGAGTACGCCTTCTCTAGCTGCTAGAAAATCAGCTAATGCCAGTTGAGCAATCTGCAAGGCTTGTTCGGGATGAGCATCGAGCGCCGCCAAAGTAGTTTGCGCGATCGCTCCAAATCCTGGCAAACTTAATAATTCTGCGATGCCGGTAAATACATCAGCGAGTGCCCGCAATTCTCCGGCTACTTGATTGCTCTCAGGATGGGCTAAAACATGAGTGAGGCGCTCTAGTTCTTGCGCCACGTCCACTTCAAATATCGATAAGGTGATATCAATTCCCAATTCCACCGCATTGGGTAAAACTTCCTCTCCGGTGAGGAAATCTCCTAATTGCGCCTCAATTTTGGCAAACACGGGTTCGGCGATCGCGATCGCCTGTTCTGCGTTGAAATGACCCGCCAGAATCTGCTCCGTTAAAGGGAGGCGGAGACAATCATAGGCTTGCAGCAATAAGCTTTCTAGTTCGGCATCAATCTCTAACTCTTTGTTGTGGAGCGCCTTAAAGATGTCTTCAAGGCGGTGAGCTATCGTTTTGATTGTTTCGAGTCCCACGCAAGCAGATCCCCCTTTAATCGAGTGAGCCGCACGCATGAGACTGTGAATTTTAGCAGTAGTCCGCTCTGTCTTGAGCGTCAGCAGTTCCGATTCGATGACCTGCAACAGCTCTGGAGCTTCTTGAATGAAGAACTGATAGGCTTGGTCGCGGATATCAGAGTCGAGCGCCATAATACTGAATTGGTAATTGGTAATTAGTAATTGGTAATTGGGGAATAGGCGTATGGGAATTGGGAATTGGTAATTGATAATTGGGGAAAAGGGGTTTAGTAATTAATAATTGGCTGGATTCTTCCCCCTACCAATTACCCATTACCAATTACCCATTACCAATTACCCATTACCAATTACCCATTACCAATTACCCATTACCAATTACCCATTAGCTAACTTTAAATCGACCCACGTTTGCTTGCAGTTCTTGCGCCAACGCTAGCAATTCCTTAAAGGATGCCGATACATCGGTGGCTCCCGTTGAGGTTTTAGTGGCGATCGCTGCCACATCGGTCATGGTTTTGGTGACTGCATCGGAAGCTTTGGATTGCACGACAGCCGCTTGGGCGATCGCTTCCACCAAGGCGCTGATCTGGGCGCTGGCAGTTGTAATTTTGTTCAGGCTTTGGCGGGTTTCATCCACCAGTTTCGTCCCTGTAACGACCTGCTCGGTGCCCGCTTCCATCGCCGCTACCACCTCATTAGTTTCTGCTTGAATGCCTGCAACCAGCTTTTCGATTTCCGCCGTTGCTGCCGCCGATTGCCGCGCTAGCGATCGCACTTCATCCGCAACGACGGCGAAGCCTCGACCCTCTTCCCCAGCGCGTGCCGCCTCAATTGAAGCATTGAGCGCCAACAAGTTCGTTTGAGCGGCAAAGGTGCCAATTAGGTTCACCACTTTGGAAATCTTTTGCGAAGATTCGCCCAAACGCTTGACTTTTTTAGAGGTTTCTGCGACAGTTTCCCGAATCGCTAGAATCCCGTCCACCGTGCGGTTCATGGCAGCGTCACCCTCCTTCACAATCTGCGTCGCTTGTTGAACCGCAGCTTCCGCTTGTTCGGCATTGGCAGCAACCGCTCGAATCGAGGTGGACATTTCCTGAATTCGATCCAGAGCAGCTAAAATTTCCTCTGATTGCCGTAAAGCTTCTGCCGATAGCTCTTGAACAGAGACTTCATTGCTGCTGGTGGTTGCTGCCACTTGTTTGGCGGCGGTTTGCACCTGGCTAACAATTTTCCGTAAGCTACCGATCGTGGCATTGTAGGAGTCAGCAATCGTGCCAATTTCATCCTCAGTCACCTGCGCCCGAATGGTGAGGTCTCCTTTACTGACAGGATCGACTTCCAGCAGCAGTTCCAGCGCTCGTTTTTGCAGGGCTTCCTTGGCTGACCTTTGCTGTTCGGCATTTGCAGATTGTTGGCGGGTCGCTTCCTCTTGCGCCGCCAGCAAAGTTTGAATCTGTTCCAGCAGCGTCGCTTGGTTGAGGGCAATACCCACTTGAGTTGTCAACTGGGTGAACAAATCGATTTCACCCTTCTGCCAAATGCGAGTCCCCGAACATTGATGAGCAATCATCAAGCCGAATAGCTCGTTATCTACTACGATGGGCACGACCAAGTTGGCTTTGACTTGAAAGCGCTCCAACATTTTAATGTGACACTCGTTCAGACCCGCTTGATAAATATCCTCAATCGCACGAATGCGCCCTTTGTTGTAGCTTCCCCCCTGCGTCTCTTTCAAGCAGGTATCTTCAACTTTGACTCCTTGAGTGGGCATCCAACCCGTCGCTACAGATTCTGCAATTACCGTCCCATCCCAGTTCGCATCGAAGCGATAGACGATTAAGCGATCTGTTTTAAATGCGCGTCGCACCTCTTCGACCGCTGTATTCAGAATGTCTTCCAGCTTCAGAGATTCCCGAATGCGGAGAGTAATCATCGACAAAAGTTGCGATCGCGTGGCTTGAGCTTCTTTCTGTTCCAGATAGCTGATGCGGTCTATCGCCAAACCAACTTGAGTGGACAACTGCGTGCAGATAGCGACTTCAGACTGCTGCCAAGTCCGAGGGGTTGAACACTGCTGGGTACACATTAAGCCCAGTAGTTTGTCACCGCTAACAATCGGGGTGATCACATTGGCTTTGATTTTTAATCGCTCGTACAACTCAACGTGACAAGGGGCGAGATTCGCTTGATAAATGTCATCGATAACAAACACGCGACCTTTGCGGTACAACTCTACCCCCGCCTCTGAGTCGGTGAAATAGGTATCTGCTACTTTCATGTTCATGCAGGTCGGTAATCCGGGCGTCACCGCTTCCGCAACTACATTCCCACTCCAGTCCGGGTTAAAGCGATACAAAAACACCCGTTCCGCATTCAGGATTTGTTGAGCGCCAATTACTGCTTTCTCGAAAACCTCTTTGACATCGAGAGATTCACGAGCGCTGTTGGCAATATCTGCAAACAATTGTGTCAAATTGGCTTCGACTTCTCGCTGTTTGGCTTCCGCTTCCTTCTGTTTGAGGAAACTGATTCGGTCTAAAGCTAAGCCGATTTGAGTAGATAACTGCGAGCAAAAATCTACTTCATACTGCTGCCAAGTCCGAGGAGTAGAACACTGCTGCGTACACATCAAGCCTAATAGTTTGTCACCGCTGACAATTGGGGTGATTACATTGGCTTTGATTTTTAATCGCTCGTACAGCTCAATGTGACAACCTGTAAGATTGGCTTGATAGATGTCATTAATGACAAATACGCGACCCTTGCGATACTTTTCTACACCCACATTCGAGTCGGTGAAGTAAGTATCGGTCACGGTCATTTTCAGGCACGAAGGTAAGCCAGTTGTCACCGCTTCCGCAACAACATCTCCACTCCAATCCGAGTTAAAGCGATACAAAAACACTCGTTCTGCATTCAGGATTTGTTGAGCGCCAACAACGGCTTTTTCAAATACTTCCTTGACATCTAGCAACTCACGAGCGCTAGTAGCAATATCAGCACACAGTTGAATGCGCTTAGCTTCAACTTCTTGCTGTTTTGCTTCAGTTTCTTTCTGTTCTAGGAAACTGATTCGGTCTAGAGCTAAGCCGACTTGAGTAGATAACTGCGAGCAAAAGTCTACTTCATACTGCTGCCAATTCCGAGGATTTGAACACTGTTGCGTACACAGCAAGCCTAATAGTTTATCACCGCTGACAATCGGGGTAATCACATTGGCTCTAATTCTTAATCGCTCATACAACTCAACGTGGCAATAAGTCAAACCAGATTGATAAATATCATTAATGACAAATACGCGACCATTGCGATATCTTTCTACCCCCACATTCGAGTCGGTGAAGTAAGTATCGGTAACAGTCATTTTCAGACAGGAAGGCCAACCCGGCATTACTGATTCAGCAACTACATCCCCACTCCAATCTGGGTTGAAGCGATATAAAAACACCCGTTCCGCATTCAGGATTTGTTGAGCGCCAACAACGGCTTTTTCAAATACTTCCTTGACATCGAGAGATTCACGAGCGCTAGTAGCAATATCGGCACACAGTTGAATGCGCTTAGCTTCAACTTCTTGCTGTTTTGCTTCAGCTTCCTTCTGTTCTAAGAAACTGATTCGGTCCAGAGCTAAGCCGACTTGAGTAGACAACTGCGAACAAAAATCGACTTCATACTGCTGCCAATTCCGAGCATTTGAACACTGCTGCGTACACAGCAAACCTAATAGTTTATCACCGCTGACAATCGGGGTAATCACATTGGCTTTGATTTTTAATCGCTCATACAACTCAATGTGGCAACCCGTAAGATTGGCTTTGTAGATGTCATTGATGACAAACACGCGACCATTGCGGTATCGTTCTACCCCCGCTGGAGAGTCGGTGAAGTAGGTATCCGTGACGGTCATTTTTAAGCAGGAAGGCCAACCTGGAGCAATAGATTCCGCGACGATATCTCCACTCCAGTCTGGATTGAAGCGATACAAAAACACCCGTTCTGCTTTGAGGATTTGTTGAGTTCCTTGAACGGCTTTCTCGAAAATTTCTTTGACATCTAACGATTCTCTAGCGCTGGTGGCAATATCGGCACACAACTGTAATCGCTTGGCTTCAACTTCTTGTTGTTTAGCTTCAACTTCCCGCTTTTGCAAATAGCCAATCCGATCTATGGCTAGCCCTAATTGAGTGGACACCTGGGTACAGAAATCGACTTCAGACTGCTGCCAAGTCCGAGGATTAGAACACTGCTGCGTACACATCAAGCCGAGTAGTTTGTCGCCGCTAATCAGCGGGGTAATTACATTGGCTTTGATTTTTAATCGCTCGTACAACTCAATGTGGCAAGGTGTGAGATTGGCTTTATAGATGTCATCAATGACAAAAACGCGGCCCTTCCGATAGAGTTCTACTCCCACCTTGGAAGAGGTGAAGTAGGTATCAGCTACCTTGATTTTCATGCAGGTCGGCAATCCGGGCGCTACCGCTTCGGCAACAACATAGCCACTCCAGTCTGGATTGAAGCGATAGATAAATACTCGTTCTGCATTCAGGATTTGTTGCGTGCCTTGAACTGCTTTCTTGAAGACTTCATGGATATCGAGAGATTCTCTGGCACTGGTAGCAATATCGGCACATAGTTGTAATCGCTTGCCTTCAACTTCTTGCTTGCTTAATAAGTCTTTAACTCGTGCCACTAAGTTATTGAAGCTGACAGCTAGAGTTTGGGTTTCAGTAGTCCCGCGAGGTTCAACGTAGGCATCCAAATTTCCGGCAGCAACCTGCTCTGATGTACCCGTCAATTCTTTCAAAGGAGCAGACCAGCGGCGTGCTAAACTCACCACAATGCCTGCACCTACGGCTCCCAAGGAAAGAAAAATTAGGACAAAAATTAGCCCATGCTCATTTCCTGCGGCAGCAATTTCCGAAAGTTCAATTGAGGTGACACTGACCAAATCGATGCCAGGAACTGCGGCAAGGCTATACTTTCTGCCGTCCCGATCGAATGAAGTACTCAGAACTAATTGTCCCTCTTGGCGAACGTAAGGGACAATGGTAAGTCCCTGGAGTTGACCTGTAGTGGCAACGTAGCTTGGTTTTTTCCCTAGGGTGGCGTTTTCCCCAAAATTAGCCTTTTGTACTTCTAGTTCGGCTAACAGAGCGGTGGCTGTTTGTAAAACCGCATCGCCACCCAACACTTCTTTCTGCGCGATCGCGCCATTAGATGTAATGGTACTAATAACGGCTTTGCTTGCCGGAGCCAAAATCTGAATTTTTTCAGTGTTACTCAGTCCTACATGCTCCAACGGCACCGCTAGTTCGTCAAAGTTAGCAGCACGCGCAACATCAATAGTTAAGGAATTTTCTGCCAAAGACGACGAAATCAAAGCATCCTTGACCTTTACGCCAGCCAAGTTGGAGGAAAGCATCGCGTCATTCCATAATTTCGTCTCGGTGCGCCCAGATGCTTGATAATTCGTCATCCCCCAGCTCACAATACCTGCGATCGCTAGCGGTGCTAGTACCACAGGTAAGATTGTCCTCAACAATTGGCTGCGGAGCGTGGGACTTTTAGATAGATTCAATTGTGGAGACGGCGGGTTAAGCTGGTCTTGCTCTGTTTGCTCTAGCTGCTCTTTTCCCTTGTTCTCTACCTTTTGTTCAAGATTTTGAGATCCGTTTAAATCTTGTTGGTTCGGAATGAGCTTAAGAGGAGGGGGTTGATGGCTAACACCTGTCTTGCGACCCCGGAGACGACGCTTAATATTGGCTTTTGTTGTATCTGATTGAGGATCGGAAGGCGTCTTCATAGTTTAAACTTTGCTAAAGGTAGATGAGTGTGGCGAGTTGAGTTGATTAAGGGATATAGATAGAAGTTAAAAAATTGAAATTCCAGACCCAAAGAAAGACATCTGGATATTCAAACAGCCATTCAAACTTCTGGCTTAGGCATTCCAGCCATGATGGATTCTCCCTCTAGAACCACCAGTATTTCACCATTTGATTTCAGCCAATATCCCCGTAAAAATGGCACCAATTCCGGGGTGACAGATGATTGTGGAGGAGATTGAATTAAATCTGGATCGCAGCTTTCGATGTCTTCGACTCGATTCACTACCAATCCCAGCATCTTTTTTCCTATGATTTGGCTACCAGTTCGCTGTTTACCAAGGATTTGCTGTTCCCCATGAATCACAATGACTGTGTAAGTTGATCGGTTAATTGCCTGTAAGTATAAGGGAGTCAGCCCTACCAAATGACCGAGATCCGCAATCCATAAAATCTCACCACGCCAGTTATAAACTCCCATCACCCAAGGTGGCATATGAGGAATGGGGACAATCTGACCAACTGGAATTGTCAGCACCTCTGTCATTTGGTGCATGGGGAATAGTGCGGTAATGTCCGGAAAAAGATGAAACCGCAAAAATTGCTCTCCCACGACTGCTTTATGTTCTGCGGTTGGGATTTCAAATTGTTGAATTAAAGCTTTGTTTCCAGACAAAAATTCAGATTCCATTGCTTGTCTCTTGACGGTGCTGACGAAGATTTTTCCTAACCTTTAATTAATTGATTAACAGTACGCAGTAGTTCCTCTTGATCGACTGGTTTTGGAATGTAGGCATCTGCTCCTTGTTTCATGCCCCAAAATTTATCCATATCAGTGCTTTTGGTGGAACACATCACGACTGGAATTTTGCTGGTTTCTGCATCTGCTTTGAGTTCGCGGCAGAGCTCAAAGCCGCTACGACCGGGCAATACAACGTCTAAAATGATCACATCAGGTTTATGGCTACTGATTTTTTCTAAGGCTTCTTCTCCAGTATTGGCTGTTAAAACATTTAACCCACCTCGTCGCAAGCAGCTAGCAAAAGTTTCCCTTTCCGTTAGGGTATCTTCAACGATTAAAGCAGTATGCATTGTATTAAGGCTCCTAGGAAAAACAAAAATCAACTGACCACGAGGGAACTGTTTTTGAGGTGCTTGAGGTACTTGTTGGTTATCGCTAGCACCTTTTCTGCATCGACTGGTTTCCCCATGAAATCTGAAGCTCCGACAACCTTAGCTCGGACTCGGTCAATGATACCGTCATTTCCTGTCAAAATAATAATTGGGGTATCTCGGAAAGCAGAAACTTTACGCAATTGGGTACAAATTTCATAGCCGTTCGTATTGGGCATTACCAAGTCTAAAAAGATGATATGAGGTTTGCGGTTTAATAAAGTAGCGATCGCTCGCATCGAATCTGGTACTGCCAAAAATTGATACCCGGCTGACGTAAGAATCTTTTCCATATTTTTGCAAACCAACGGGCTATCATCCACACAAGCAATGAGTGGTTTTCGAGTCGCCGCTTGAGCGGGTGTTTTGCCTGAAGAAGTCGGAGGATTTTTAGCAGTTAATTCTGAAGAAGTCGGGGAAACCGGATTTGCTAAATCAGGAATATCATTTAACTCTACTAATCCAGTTTCAAGGTAAGGCAATAGAGATCGGGTTACTTCCGCAACATTGCGCTTAGTTTGAACCGCAATATCTCGTAAGGTTCTTTGCCCATCTAATAACAATGTCAGAGATTTATAAACGGTAGGCGATGTTTTTTGTTGGAGTTGTTCTGGTTGCTTGATCGATGGCGCTCGATTGGGAAGCACAT
This genomic window contains:
- a CDS encoding response regulator → MALDSDIRDQAYQFFIQEAPELLQVIESELLTLKTERTTAKIHSLMRAAHSIKGGSACVGLETIKTIAHRLEDIFKALHNKELEIDAELESLLLQAYDCLRLPLTEQILAGHFNAEQAIAIAEPVFAKIEAQLGDFLTGEEVLPNAVELGIDITLSIFEVDVAQELERLTHVLAHPESNQVAGELRALADVFTGIAELLSLPGFGAIAQTTLAALDAHPEQALQIAQLALADFLAAREGVLAGDRLLGGSPSTALTKLAATSPVQTSPVATVTGVQLAPELELLTLTEDEEESALSFSFSSIEDIFGSSVLPSEINEDFLDVSALFTSEEISETELGIPGETLTSIAAFDEILDFSDSSLSTQNQLPLLKVDELEHLTLTTDEESLKPNLDERKQKQTSDKIFKDSKLTAEITDFYNNSSFDGLKLPALPAANLNQEFELIAQEEILASPPSLDEVFGSFASNLPEIEIENSSSYEVAEPMALIEEIPELELAVEETNLVTISPPAPELHSELIATKSSTNIQAVVQEIEQLFDSLPSVTELPVNLVNTENSPQIIQSEIDKAAPKTSRPAKLPAAKDKKKETIVPTNSTPQLSVRVDLDRLERMNNLVGELAINRNGLFLQNEQLQATVQELLRRFTKFQEIANHLRDLSDQMIVAPERHSIASDQQIASRKAEKPDVKTRFPASETEENIEQNLLSSSTSTPLTSSFDSLEMDSYGALHSMVQESLEEMVQLEEIVGDVAHLAGQSSQTLESQRQMIAHLRDDLMWARMLPLREVLSRFPRVLRDLSTKYKKPVELKLSGTGVLVDKAALEKLNDPLLHLLRNAFDHGIEPPEVRRQQGKPERGQIEIQAYHQGSHTIIEVRDDGQGVNLERIRLKALELGLLSPEQVVTTSTTRLLDLLFEPGFSTAAQVSELSGRGVGLDVARSQLRSLKGTITVTTTPGKGTTFTLRIPLTLTIAKLLVCLVGSTAYAFPADSIEEIVIPKTDQMKHSGKQRFLHWRKRIVPVYHLSELLDYSCPLPESIPSQALVAVPTPEAWAPPMLLIRRDNQILALEIDRLVTEQELVIKPFGAAIAPPSYIYGCTILGDGSLIPVIDGATLLTQMVGQSKNAIATTTFTDLPTASPIQTASIDKTKVSVNTAKSPLILIVDDSITLRQTLALTLQKAGYRVLQARDGREAIEQLQQNSNIQMVVCDVEMPNLNGFEFLNHRRQDPQLSKIPVAMLTSRSSEKHRQLATHLGASAYFSKPYLEQEFLAALKALFEKSGSLGAAVRSS
- a CDS encoding GAF domain-containing protein — protein: MKTPSDPQSDTTKANIKRRLRGRKTGVSHQPPPLKLIPNQQDLNGSQNLEQKVENKGKEQLEQTEQDQLNPPSPQLNLSKSPTLRSQLLRTILPVVLAPLAIAGIVSWGMTNYQASGRTETKLWNDAMLSSNLAGVKVKDALISSSLAENSLTIDVARAANFDELAVPLEHVGLSNTEKIQILAPASKAVISTITSNGAIAQKEVLGGDAVLQTATALLAELEVQKANFGENATLGKKPSYVATTGQLQGLTIVPYVRQEGQLVLSTSFDRDGRKYSLAAVPGIDLVSVTSIELSEIAAAGNEHGLIFVLIFLSLGAVGAGIVVSLARRWSAPLKELTGTSEQVAAGNLDAYVEPRGTTETQTLAVSFNNLVARVKDLLSKQEVEGKRLQLCADIATSARESLDIHEVFKKAVQGTQQILNAERVFIYRFNPDWSGYVVAEAVAPGLPTCMKIKVADTYFTSSKVGVELYRKGRVFVIDDIYKANLTPCHIELYERLKIKANVITPLISGDKLLGLMCTQQCSNPRTWQQSEVDFCTQVSTQLGLAIDRIGYLQKREVEAKQQEVEAKRLQLCADIATSARESLDVKEIFEKAVQGTQQILKAERVFLYRFNPDWSGDIVAESIAPGWPSCLKMTVTDTYFTDSPAGVERYRNGRVFVINDIYKANLTGCHIELYERLKIKANVITPIVSGDKLLGLLCTQQCSNARNWQQYEVDFCSQLSTQVGLALDRISFLEQKEAEAKQQEVEAKRIQLCADIATSARESLDVKEVFEKAVVGAQQILNAERVFLYRFNPDWSGDVVAESVMPGWPSCLKMTVTDTYFTDSNVGVERYRNGRVFVINDIYQSGLTYCHVELYERLRIRANVITPIVSGDKLLGLLCTQQCSNPRNWQQYEVDFCSQLSTQVGLALDRISFLEQKETEAKQQEVEAKRIQLCADIATSARELLDVKEVFEKAVVGAQQILNAERVFLYRFNSDWSGDVVAEAVTTGLPSCLKMTVTDTYFTDSNVGVEKYRKGRVFVINDIYQANLTGCHIELYERLKIKANVITPIVSGDKLLGLMCTQQCSTPRTWQQYEVDFCSQLSTQIGLALDRISFLKQKEAEAKQREVEANLTQLFADIANSARESLDVKEVFEKAVIGAQQILNAERVFLYRFNPDWSGNVVAEAVTPGLPTCMNMKVADTYFTDSEAGVELYRKGRVFVIDDIYQANLAPCHVELYERLKIKANVITPIVSGDKLLGLMCTQQCSTPRTWQQSEVAICTQLSTQVGLAIDRISYLEQKEAQATRSQLLSMITLRIRESLKLEDILNTAVEEVRRAFKTDRLIVYRFDANWDGTVIAESVATGWMPTQGVKVEDTCLKETQGGSYNKGRIRAIEDIYQAGLNECHIKMLERFQVKANLVVPIVVDNELFGLMIAHQCSGTRIWQKGEIDLFTQLTTQVGIALNQATLLEQIQTLLAAQEEATRQQSANAEQQRSAKEALQKRALELLLEVDPVSKGDLTIRAQVTEDEIGTIADSYNATIGSLRKIVSQVQTAAKQVAATTSSNEVSVQELSAEALRQSEEILAALDRIQEMSTSIRAVAANAEQAEAAVQQATQIVKEGDAAMNRTVDGILAIRETVAETSKKVKRLGESSQKISKVVNLIGTFAAQTNLLALNASIEAARAGEEGRGFAVVADEVRSLARQSAAATAEIEKLVAGIQAETNEVVAAMEAGTEQVVTGTKLVDETRQSLNKITTASAQISALVEAIAQAAVVQSKASDAVTKTMTDVAAIATKTSTGATDVSASFKELLALAQELQANVGRFKVS
- a CDS encoding chemotaxis protein CheW, producing the protein MESEFLSGNKALIQQFEIPTAEHKAVVGEQFLRFHLFPDITALFPMHQMTEVLTIPVGQIVPIPHMPPWVMGVYNWRGEILWIADLGHLVGLTPLYLQAINRSTYTVIVIHGEQQILGKQRTGSQIIGKKMLGLVVNRVEDIESCDPDLIQSPPQSSVTPELVPFLRGYWLKSNGEILVVLEGESIMAGMPKPEV
- a CDS encoding response regulator translates to MHTALIVEDTLTERETFASCLRRGGLNVLTANTGEEALEKISSHKPDVIILDVVLPGRSGFELCRELKADAETSKIPVVMCSTKSTDMDKFWGMKQGADAYIPKPVDQEELLRTVNQLIKG
- a CDS encoding response regulator — its product is MTAQPMTITAFASKLTTLKEARFSGRLFLKGTLGREWILYFYLGRILYATGGTHPVRRWQRHLGINCSNVSPNQLSLQTDISETSSDLSKNCREYYLLCLWLKQQKITREQVVKIIQGIVLELLFDITQEVPKALQIKQENALAPQLLLIDAEQAIAKTQEIWQAWKIAKISDVLPNRAPSIKQPEQLQQKTSPTVYKSLTLLLDGQRTLRDIAVQTKRNVAEVTRSLLPYLETGLVELNDIPDLANPVSPTSSELTAKNPPTSSGKTPAQAATRKPLIACVDDSPLVCKNMEKILTSAGYQFLAVPDSMRAIATLLNRKPHIIFLDLVMPNTNGYEICTQLRKVSAFRDTPIIILTGNDGIIDRVRAKVVGASDFMGKPVDAEKVLAITNKYLKHLKNSSLVVS